CGCGCGCTCCTACCAGGAGCTCAAGCTCGGCCTGCGCGCGCCGGTGCTCGCCGCGCTGGCGGACCTGCGCTCGCGCTTCGACGTCGTCGTCTGCGAGGGCGCCGGCTCGCCCGCGGAGATCAACCTGCGCGCCGGGGACCTGGCCAACATGGGCCTGGCGCGGGCCGCCGACCTCCCGGTCCTGCTCGTCGGCGACATCGACCGCGGCGGGGTCTTCGCCTCGCTCTACGGGACGTTGGCGCTCCTCGAGCCCGCCGACCAGGCGCTGGTCTCCGGCTTCCTCATCAACAAGTTCCGCGGGGACGCCTCGATCCTCGCGCCGGGCCTGGACCAGATCCGCGCGCTCACCGGCCGTGAGACGCTCGGGGTCCTGCCCTTCCGCGAGGGCCTGTGGCTCGACGTCGAGGACTCGCTGGCGCTCGACGCGCCCCGGCCCGAGGCCAAGCCCGCCGCGGGGACCGACACGCTCGAGGTCGCCGTCGTGCGCCTGCGCTGGATGAGCAACTTCACCGACGTCGACGCGCTCGCGAGCGAGCCGGGCGTCCGCGTGCGCTTCACGCGCTCGGCCTCCGACGTCGCGCGCGCCGACCTCGTCGTCCTACCGGGCACGAAGGCGACGGTCGAGGACCTCGAGCGGCTGCGGGCCGACGGCCTGGACGCCGCCCTCGCCCGGCGCGTGGCGGCCGGCGACCCGGTGCTCGGCGTCTGCGGCGGCTTCCAGATGCTCGGCGAGCAGATCGACGACGAGGTCGAGTCGCGCGCCGGCGTCGTCGCCGGGCTCGGGCTCCTGCCGGTCCGCACGACCTTCGCGGCCGACAAGCTCCTGCGCCACGTCGCCGGCACGGCCTTCGGCGCGCCCGCCACGGGCTACGAGATCCGCCACGGGCGCCCGGAGCGCCACGGGGCCGATCCGCTCATCGACGACGGCTCGTCCGCGGGCGAGGGCTGCGCCGCGGGCGTCGTCCTCGGGACCTCATGGCACGGCCTGCTCGAGGGCGACGCGGTCCGCCGTGCCATCCTGCAGTGGGTCGCCGCCCACCGGGGGCGCGACTGGGCGCCCGGCGACGAGCCGTTCGCCGCGGTGCGCGAGCGCCACCTCGACGTCCTCGGGGACCTCGTGGAGGAGCACTGCGACACCGACGCGCTGCTCGCGCTCCTGCGCGACGGCGCCCCGTCCGACCTCCCCGTCCTGGCGCCCGGAGGTGCCGCTTGCTCGCCTTCCTGACGACCGCCGACACCGAGGTCCTCGCCGCCGCCCACGCCGTGGCCGAGCTGCCCGACGACTTCCCGCGCGTGCGGTGCGCGAACCCGTACGGCGTCGAGGACGTCGAGCCGTTCCTCGACGACGTCCTCCAGGACGCCCGCGTCGTCGTCGTCCGCCTGCTCGGCGGCCGCCGCGCGTGGCCGGAGGGCGTCGCGGCGCTGCGCGCGCGAGCCCAGCGCGACGGCCTGGCCCTCGTCCTGCTCGCGGGCGAGGCGGAGCCCGACGCCGAGCTCGCGGAGCTCTCGACGGTGCCGGCCGGCGCGGTCGCCCAGGCCTTCGCCTACCTGCGCCACGGGGGCGTGGAGAACACCGCCCAGCTCCTGCGCTTCCTCGCGGATTCGTTCCTGCTGCGCGGCGACGGCTTCGAAGAGCCGCGCGAGCTGCCGGACCTCGGGGTCTACGTCCCCGGCCGCGGCGACGTGGCGCTGGACGACGCGGTGGCGGCCTTCGACCCGGCCAAGCCGACCGTCGGCATCGTCTTCTACCGCTCGCACCGCGTGACCGGGAACACGGCGTTCGTCGACGCGCTGGCCCGCGAGGTCGAGGCGGCGGGCGCCAACGCGCTGTGCGCCTGGTCCTACTCGCTGCGCCCCGACGCCGAGGGCCGCGTGCCGGTGCTCGAGCAGCTGCGCGGGCGGGTCGACGCGCTGGTGACGACGGTGCTCGCGTCCGGCGGCGCCCACGCCGGCGACGCCGAGGACTGGCAGGCGGAGGCACTGGAGGCGCTCGACGTCCCGGTGCTCCAGGCGCTGTGCGCGACGACGAGCCGCGCCCGCTGGGAGGAGAGCGACATGGGCCTGACGCCGCTGGACGCGGCGATGCAGGTCGCGATCCCCGAGTTCGACGGGCGGATCATCGGCGTCCCGGTGTCGTTCAAGGAGCCGCTGGAGGAGGGCGGCGCCTCGCCGGTCGGCACGCCGGTCCTGCACTACCGCCCGGACCTCGAGCGCTGCGGCCGGATGGCGCGCCTGGCGGTCCGCCACGCGCGGCTGGGCAAGACGGCGCCGGGCGAGGCGAAGGTCGCGATCGTCCTGTCGTCGTTCCCGACGAAGCACGCGCGGATCGGCAACGCCGTGGGGCTGGACACGCCGGCCTCGGCGCTCGCCCTGCTCGACGCGCTGCGCGACGCCGGCTACGTCGTGGAGCACGACTTCGCCGATGGCGACGCGCTGATCCACGCGCTCATCGCCGCGGGCGGCCACGACCAGGAGTTCCTCACCGACGAGCAGCTGCAGACGTCGACCGCGCGCCTGCCCGCCGCCGACTACGCGCGGTGGTTCCAGACGCTGCCCGAGGAGCTGCGCACCTCGATCACCGAGACGTGGGGGCCGCCGCCGGGCGAGTGGTACCTCGACGACGGCGACTTCGTCGTCGCCGGCCTGCGGCTGGGCAACGTCTTCGTCGCCATCCAGCCGCCGCGCGGCTTCGGCGAGGACCCCGTCGCGATCTACCACGACCCGGACCTCGCGCCCGCCCACCACTACCTCGCGGCCTACCGCTGGCTCGACGAGGTCTTCGGTGCCGACGCGATCGTCCACCTCGGCAAGCACGGCACGCTCGAGTGGCTGCCGGGCAAGGGCCTCGGGCTAAGCAACGCATCGGCGCCCGACGCGTGCCTGGGCGACACGCCGCTCTTCTACCCCTTCGTCGTCAACGACCCCGGCGAGGGCGTGCAGGCCAAGCGCCGCGCCCACGCCGTCGTCGTCGACCACCTCGTGCCGCCGATGATGCGCGCCGAGACCTACGACGAGCTGGCCCAGATGGAGCAGCTGCTCGACGACTTCGGTCGCGCCGAGGCGCTGGACCCGGCGAAGCTGCCGACGCTCGCGACGCGGATCTGGACGTTGCTGCACGAGGCCGAGCTGCACCGCGACCTCGGCATCGAGGCCGCCGAGCAGCCCGAGCTCGAGGAGTTCGGCGAGCTCATCGAGCACCTCGACGGCTACCTCTGCGAGATCGCCGACATCCAGGTCCGCGACGGCCTGCACGTCCTGGGTCGCGTGCCCGAGGGCGAGCAGTTCCGCGGGCTGCTGGCGGCGATCCTGCGCCTGGGTGCCCCGGGCTCGGTGCCGGGTCTGCGCCGCGCGATCGGCGGGGCCTTCGGGCTCGACGAGCCGGCGCTGCTGGCCGATGCCGCCGCCACGCCCGCCGACCTGCCGCCGGCGCTCTTCGCGCGCTTCCCCGGCCCGGACCGCACGAACGCCGACCTCGTCGACCGCCTCGAGGACGCGCAGCGCGCGCTGCTGCTGGCGCTCGAGGCGACGGGTTGGGACGCGGACGCCGCGACGCGGCTCTGCGCCGACGTGCTCGGCCACGAGGACGAGGGCGTCGTCGCGGCGCTGCGCTTCGGCGCCGCCGACGTCGTGCCGCGGCTGCGGGGCACGTCGGGCGAGCTGGACGCGCTGGTCGGCGGCCTGCGCGGCCGCCACGTGCCGGCCGGGCCGTCGGGCTCGCCCACGCGCGGGCGCATCGACGTGCTGCCGACGGGGCGCAACTTCTACGGGGTCGACCCGAAGGCGCTGCCGAGCGACCTCGCCTACGACACCGGGACGCGGCTGGCCGACGCGCTGCTCGCGCGGGAGGTCGCCGACCGCGGCGAGCACCCCGAGACGGTGGGCATCGTCGTCTGGGGCACCGCCGCCATGCGCACGGCCGGCGACGACGCGGGGGAGATCCTCGCGCTGCTGGGCGTCCGGCCGACGTGGCACCAGGAGACGCGGCGGATCACCGGCCTCGAGCCGATCGCGCTCGAGGAGCTCGGCCGCCCGCGCATCGACGTGACGGTGCGCATCTCGGGCTTCTTCCGCGACGCGTTCCCGGGCCTCGTGCACCTGCTCGACGACGCGGTCACGCTCGTGGCCGGCCTCGACGAGCCGGTTGAGCAGAACTTCGTGCGCAAGCACGCGCTCGAGGACCGCGAGCGGCTCCTGGCCGAGCTGGGCTCCGAGGAGGCCGCGTGGCGGCGCGCGACGACGCGCGTCTTCGGCACGCCGCCCGGCTCGTACGGCGCGGGGCTGCTGCAGCTCATCGACGTGCGCAACTGGCGCGACGACGGCGACCTCGCCGCGGTCTACGAGGCCTGGGGCGGCCACGCCTACGGCCGCGGTCTGGACGGCGTCGAGGCGCGCTCGGCGATGCGCGAGCAGTTCGCCCGCATCGACGTGGCGGTCAAGAACGTCGACACGCGCGAGCACGACCTCCTGGACTCCGGCGACTACTTCGCCGAGCACGGCGGGATGGTGGCCTACGTCCGCCACCTCTCCGGCGAGCAGCCGCGGGCGATGATCGGCGACAGCGCCGACCCCGAGCGGGTCCACGCCCGCACGCTGGCCGAGGAGTCGCGGCGCGTGTTCCGCGCCCGCGTCGCCAACCCGCGGTGGATCGCGTCGATGATCCGCCACGGCTACAAGGGCGCCTTCGAGCTGGCGGCGACCGTCGACTACCTCTTCGGCTACGACGCCACGACCGGCGTCGTGGAGGACTGGATGTACGAGGCGCTGAGCGAGAAGTACGTGCTCGACCCCGACGTCCAGGAGTTCATGAAGCGCTCGAACCCGTGGGCGCTGCGGGCGATCACCGAGCGGCTGCTCGAGGCGGCCGACCGCGGCCTGTGGGAGCAGCCCGGCGACGGCACGATCGACGCGCTGAAGGAGACGTTCCTGTCCGTCGAGGACGACCTCGAGGAGGCCGCCACGCCGTGAGCCGGGCAGTCGGGTTCCCGTGGAGCGCCGTGGTGGGGCAGGACGCCCTGCGCGAGGCGCTGCTGGCCTGTGCGGTCGATCCCCGGATCGGCGGCGTGCTGGTGCGCGGCGAGCGCGGGACGGCGAAGTCGACCGCGGTGCGCGCGCTGGCGCCGCTGCTGCCGGACGTCGCGGTCTTCGAGGACTGCGCGTACGCGGTCGAGCCCCGCGTCGAGTCCTGCCCGGACGGCCCGCACGACGGCTCGCGGGTGGTGGAGCGGCCGGCGCGGCTGGTCGAGCTGCCGCTGGGCGCGACGGCCGACCGCGTCGTCGGGACGCTCGACCTCGACCGGGCGCTGGCCGAGGGCGCCGCGGCGTTCGCGCCGGGGCTGCTGGCCCAGGCCCACCGGGGGATCCTCTACGTCGACGAGGTCAACCTCCTCGCCGACCACCTCGTGGACGTGCTGCTCGACAGCGCGGCGCTCGGCCACGTGCACGTGGAGCGCGACGCGGTCTCCGTCGACCATCCGGCGCGGTTCCTGCTCGTCGGGACGATGAACCCCGAGGAGGGCGACCTGCGCCCGCAGCTGCTCGACCGCTTCGGGCTCTCGGTCGAGGTGCGCGGGTCGACCGAGCAGGACGAGCGGATGGAGGTCGTGCGGCGGCGGCTGGCGTTCGACGCGGACCCGGCGGGGTTCGCGGCCTCGTTCGCGGCCGACGACGCCGCGGTCGCTGCGCGCGTCGCTGACGCTCGCGATCGGCTGTCGTCCGTCCGGCTCGGGGATCGCGCCCTGGCGCTCATCACGAGCGTCTGCGCGTCGCTGGGGGTCGACGGGCTGCGGGCGGACATCGTGTGCGCCCGGACCGCGGTGGCGCTGGCGGCGCTGGACGGGGTCGACGAGGTCGCTGAGGAGCACGTGCGGCGGGCGGCGATGCTCGCGCTGGCACACCGGCGGCGGAGGGGGCCGCTGGAGCAGCCGGGGCTGTCGTCCGAGGAGCTCGACGACGCGATCGCGAACGCTGCTGGCGGGCCCGACGACGAGCCCGAGCCGCCTGGCTCTCCGAGTGGCGGGGGCGCGGGCTCGGGCGAACCGCGCGGTGAGGGAGGGTCGTCGTCTGAGCCGGCGCCGTCTGGCGTGGGCGGGGGTGGTCCTGCCGGCGAGGCGGGTGAGGGTCCAGGCCGGGCCGACGCTGACCCTGTCATCTCCGGCGTGGGAGACCGGAGTCAGCAGGGTCGCGGTGGTTCGGGGGCGAAGGAGCGGCGGGAGCGGGCTGCCGCGCCCGGCGTGGCGCCGCTGCTGGCGCTCGAGGGCCGGGGCGCGGGTGCGCCGGGCCGGCGCAGCGCGGCGGGTGGCGAGGGGACGCAGCCGGTGGACTCACGGCCGCCGCTGGGCGCCGGGGTCCGGGACCTCGCGGTCGCCGCGACGCTGCGGGCCGCGGCGCAGCGGCGGGCGACGTCCGGCGGGCCGGCGCTCGCGGCGAGCGACCTGCGCGAGCACGTGCGGGCGGGGCGGGAGGGCAACCTCGTGGTCTTCTGCGTCGACGCGTCGGGCTCGATGGGCGCGCGGCGGCGGATGGCGGCCGTCAAGGGCGCGGTGCTCGGCCTGTTGCTCGACGCCTACCAGCGCCGCGACCGCGTGGCGCTCGTCACCTTCCGCGGGACCGGCGCCGAGCTGGTCCTGCCGCCGACGTCGTCGGTCGAGCGCGCCGCCGCGCTCCTGGACGACGTCGCCACCGGCGGGCGCACCCCGCTGGCCGCCGGCCTCGACCGCGCCGGCGCGCTGGTGGCCGCCGAGCAGCGCAAGGACCCGCGCCGGCGCGCGCTCGTGCTGGTCGTCACCGACGGCCGCGCGAGCGGCGGTCCCGAGGGCCGCGCCGCCGCCGAGCGCTCGGCGGCGGCGCTCGCGCGCAGCGCCGGCGGCGTCGTCGTGTTCGACGCCGAGGAGGGCGCGGTCCGGCTGGGGCTGGCCCGCCGGCTGGCCGACGCGGCGGGTGCCCGCCTGCTGCCGCTCAGCGCGCTGCACCCCGCTTCCAGCACCATCCCGTCCACGGCCGCACGGAGCGCCGCATGAGCACCGAGATCGACGTCCCTCACACCCCCGACGACCAGGGCTCGGCCGAGCCCAAGCGCCGCAAGCCGCGCGACAAGCCGCTGCTGATCGTCATCACCGGCCACGGCAAGGGCAAGAGCACCTCCGCCTTCGGGATGCTCCTGCGCTCGTGGGCCCGCGGCTACCGGTGCGGCGTCTTCCAGTTCGTGAAGTCCGGCAAGTGGAAGGTCGGCGAGGCCAAGGCGGCCGAGGCGCTGGGCGGCATCGACTGGGAGAAGATGGGCGACGGCTGGACCTGGATCTCCCGCGACCTCGAGGAGTCCGCCGACAAGGCGCGCGCGGGCTGGGACGAGGTCAAGCGCCGCATCGCCGACGAGCGCTACGAGTTCCTCCTGCTCGACGAGCTGACCTACGCGATCAAGTACGGGTGGATCGAGGAGCAGGAGATCGTCGACACGCTGATGAACCGGCCCGGCTTCCAGCACGTCGTCGTGACCGGCCGCGACGCCCCGCAGGGGCTCATCGACGCCGCCGACCTCGTCTCCGAGGTCACCAAGGTCAAGCACCCGATGGACCAGGGGATCCGCGCCCAGCAGGGCATCGAGTGGTAGCGGTCCTCGTCATCCCCGACGGCGGCGCCGAGCCCCGTCACGGCCGTGAGCCGACGTCGCTCGAGCGGGCGCGCACGCCCGTGCTCGACGCGCTGCGCGCCGCGGGGACCGTCCGGCGCGTGGCGACGACGCCCGCCGGCCTGCCCGCGGGCAGCGAGACCGGCATCCCGACGCTCCTGGGCGCGCCGCCGCGCGCGCCGGTGTCCCGCGGGCTGCTCGAGGCCGCCTCCGCCGGGATCGACGTCCCGGCCGGCGCGCGGGCGTGGCGCGTGGACCTGCACCGCGAGGACGGCACGCGCGCGACGGCCGGCGAGGCGCGGCGCGCGCTGGAGGACCTCGGGCTCCACCACCTGCGCGGCCACCGCGGCCTCGCGGTGGGTGCGACCGCCCCGCGGCTGCCCGCGCCGTGGCGCGTCTGGGGCGACGGCGCCGCGCTGCCCCGGGTCCTCGACGCCCGCACCGTCGTCGTCTCCGGTCCGGGCGCCGCCGCGGGCGCCGCGCGGATGCTCGGTGCCCGGTCGGTCGTCCCCGCGGGCGCGACCGGCGAGGTCCACACGAACCTGCGGGCCAAGCTCGCCGCCGCCCTGGCCGCCGTCGACGGCGGCGCCGAGCGGGTGGTCGTCCACGTCGGGGCGCCCGACGAGGCCGCGCACGCGCTCGACGCCGACGCGAAGGTGGCGGCGCTCGAGGCCATCGACGCCGAGCTGCTCGGCGCGCTGTGGGACGCCGCCCGCGGGGCCGGCGGGACCCTCACCGTCTGCCCCGACCACGGCACCGACCCGCGCACCGGCGAGCACTGCGGCGCCGACGTCGAGGCGGTGGCGGCGTGATCCCGCGCCTCGTCATCGCCGGCACGTCGTCGGGCGCCGGCAAGACGACGGTCGCCTCCGGCCTGCTCGGCGCCCTGTGCGCCCGCGGCGTGCGTGCCACCGGCTTCAAGGTCGGCCCGGACTTCATCGACCCCGGCTACCACGCGCTGGCCTCCGGCCGGCCGGGGCGCAACCTCGACGCCTTCCTCTCCGGCCCCGAGCTCGTCGCGCCGCTCTTCCGCCACGGCTCCGCCGGCGCGGAGGTCGCGATCGTCGAGGGCGTCATGGGCCTCTACGACGGCGCCTCGGGTCGTGGCGAGCTCGCCTCGACCGCGCACGTCGCCAAGCTCCTCGACGCCCCGGTGGTCCTCGTCGTCGATGCCGCCGCGATGGCGCGCTCGGTCGCCGCGATCGTCCACGGCTACGCGACGTTCGACCCGGAGGTCCGCGTCGCGGGCGTCATCCTCAACCGCGTCGGCTCGGAGTTCCACACCGCGATCCTCGAAGAGGCCCTCGCGCCGCTCGGCATCCCGGTCCTGGGCTCGCTCACCCGCAACGCCGACGTCGAGGCCCCCGAGCGCCACCTCGGCCTGGTCCCCGTCGACGAGCGCGTCGCGAAGGCCAAGGGCGCGCTCGCCAGCCTCGCCGCGCACGTCGCCGCCGGCTGCGACCTCGAGGGTCTGCTCGCGCTCGCCCGCACCGCGCCGGACACCCCGGGCGAGGCGTGGGCGCCGCCCGCGCGCGAGGCCGCCGACCCCCGCCGGCCGCGCATCGCCGTCGCGAAGGGCCGCGCGTTCTCCTTCCACTACGCCGAGAACCTCGAGGCGCTCGAGGCCGCCGGTGCGGAGCTCGTCGCCTTCGACCCGCTGCACGACGAGGCCCTGCCGGAGGGCACCGGGGCGCTGCTGCTCGCCGGCGGCTTCCCCGAGGTCTTCGGCGCAGAGCTCGGCGCCAACGCCGCGCTGCGTGCCGACGTGGGCGCGTTCGCGCGCAGCGGCGGTCCGGTGCTCGCCGAGTGCGGTGGCCTGCTCTACCTGGCCAAGGAGCTCGACGGCCACCCGATGTGCGACGTCGTCCCCGCCACCGCGCGGATGACCGGGCGCCTCCAGCTCGGCTACCGCGAGGCCACCGCGCCCAGCGACCACCCGGTCTTCCCCGCCGGCACGACGCTGCGCGGCCACGAGTTCCACTACTCGGCGACCGACCCCGTGGCGGGCGAGGCACCCGCGTGGAGGCTGCGCGCCCGCGGGACCGAGCGCGCCGAGGGCTTCGTCGTGGGCGGCGTGCACGCCAGCTACCTGCACACGCACTGGGCGGCGACGCCGGAGGTCGCCGGCCGGCTCGTCGCCGCGGCGGCCGCCCGGGAGGTCGCGGCGTGAGCGGCGTCCTGATCGGTGTCGGCGTGGGCCCCGGCGACCCCGAGCACCTGACCCTCAAGGCGCTGCACGCCCTGCAGGCCGCCGACCGCGTCTTCGTGCCGGAGACCGACAGCGGCGAGACGCCGGGCCGCGCCGAGCGCGTCGTCGCGCCCCACGTCGACCCGCAGCGCATCACCCGCCTGCTCTTCGCCATGCGCGACGACGACGCGCGCTCGGGCAACTGGGACCGCGCGGGCGCGGCGATCGCCGAGGTCGTCGCCGCCGGGGGCACGGCGGCGTTCGCCACGATCGGCGACCCCAACATCTACTCGACGTTCACCTACATGGCCCACACCGTCCGGGAGCTCGTGCCGGACGTCGAGGTGCGCACCGTGCCGGGCATCACGGCGATGCAGGACCTCGCATCGCGCTCGGGCACGGTCCTGGCCGAGGGCCGTGAGGCGCTGGCGCTGCTGCCCTACACGGCGGGCGACGACAAGCTTCGCGAGACGCTCGGCGTCGCCGACACCGTCGTGGTCTACAAGGGCGGGCGCCGGCTGCCGCAGGTCCTCGAGACCTTGCGCGACCACGACCGGCTCGACGAGGCGGTCTACGGCGAGCAGCTCGGCCTCGGCGACCAGGACGTGCGGGCCGCCGGCGAGCGCGACGGCTCGGGGCCGTACATGTCGACGGTGATCGTCCCGGCCAACCGCGACGGCGTGCGCGGGGGCAAGCTGTGACGGTCGCCCACCTCGCCGAGGCCGAGCCGGTCGAGACCGTCGTGCACCGCCTGGCGCCCGAGGTGAAGGTCGCCGCGACGGTCCTGCTCGTCGTCTGCGCGGCGCTCGTCCCGCACGGCGTCTTCTGGCCGTTCGCCGTCGACGCGGCGCTGCTCGGCGCCGTCGCGCTCCTCGCGCGCGTGGAGGCGATGTTCCTCCTGCGCCGCCTCGTCATCGAGGTGCCGTTCGTCCTGTTCGTCGTGGCCCTGCCGTTCTTCGCCGAGGACCGCCACGAGGGCCTGCTGGCCGCCGGCGGGATCCTCTGCAAGGCGACGCTCGCGGTGCTCGCCACCGGTGTGCTCGCCGCGACGACGACCGCGCCGGAGATCCTCGCGGGGCTCGACCGGCTGCGGGCGCCGCGCCAGCTCACGGCGATCGCGGCGTTCGCCATCCGCTACCTCCAGGTCGTGCTCGAGGAGCTGCGCCGGATGCAGCTCGCGCGCGTCGCGCGGGGCGACGACCCGCGCTTCCTCTGGCAGGCGCGGGCGATCGGCCAGACCGCCGGGACGCTCGCCGTCCGCTGCTTCGAGCGCGGCGAACGCGTGCACGGCGCGATGCTCGCCCGCGGCTTCGACGGGTCGCTGCCCGTGTCGTCGCTCTCGCCCCGCGCACCGCTGGCCGCGTGGGTCGCCGTCCTGCCGCTGCCGCTGGTCGCGGCGCTCGCCACCGTCCTCGCGCGAGGTGCGGCGTGACCGAGCAGCTCGTCGCCGCCCCGCCGGCGCTCGTCGTCGTCGGCCACGGCACGCGCGACGCCGACGGCGTGGAGGAGTTCTGGGCGCTGGCCCAGCACGTCCGCGACGCGGCGGGTGACCTGCCGGTCGAGTTCGGCTTCATCGAGCTCGCCGAGCCGCTGGTGGACGAGGCCATCGACAAGCTCGTCTCGGCGGGCGCGCCGCGGGACGTCGTCTCCGTCCCGCTCGTCCTGCTCGCCGCCGGCCACCTCAAGAACGACGGCCCCGCCACGCTGGCCAGGGCGCGTGCCCGCCACCCCGGCGTGCGCTTCACGATGGGCCGCGACCTCGGGATCGACCCGGTCGTGCTCGACGTCGCCGAGGAGCGCATCCGCGAGGCGATCGGCACCGACGACCCGTCCCAGGTGGGCGTCGTCCTCGTCGGCCGCGGCTCCAGCGACCCCGACGCGACCTCCGACCTCTTCAAGGTCGCCCGCCTGCTGCAGGACGGCCGCGGCCTGGGCTGGGTCGAGCCGGCGTTCGCGGGCGTCGCGCAGCCCGACGTCGCGGGCGCCTGCGAGCGACTGCGCCTGCTCGGCGCGCGGACGGTGGTCGTCGCACCGCTGCTGCTCTTCACCGGCGTCCTCGTGCCGCGCATCTACGAGCGCGCCGCCGAGTGGGGGCGCCGGCACCCGGAGGTCGAGGTCCGCGGCGCCGGGCACCTGGGACCCGACCGGCGGCTGGCCAAGCTCGTGCTCGAGCGCTACCGCGAGGCGCTGCAGGGCGACGTGCGGATGAACTGCGACCTGTGCGCGTACCGCGTGCGGCTGCCGGGCTACGAGGACAAGGTCGGCACGCCGATCTCCCTCACCCCGCACGGCGACGGGCCGGCGCGCGGCAAGCGCCGCGGGCGCCGCGCCACGCGCGCGCCGCAGCCGGCGCCCGCGATCGAGGTCGTCCCGCGCAAGGGCCTGCGGCCGGTCGCGGTGACGGTCGACGCCGGCGCGCCGCCCGCCCTCGACGTGCGCGACCTGCGCTACGCCTACCCCGACGGCTCGGAGGCGCTGAGCGGCGTCTCGCTGTCGGTGCAGCCCGGCGAGCGCGTCGCGGTGCTCGGGCCCAACGGCGCGGGCAAGACGACGCTCGTCCTGCGCCTGAACGGGACCATCGAGGACGGCGAGGGCGAGGTGGTCGTCGGCGGCGTGCGCCTGGAGAAGGCGACGCGCAAGGAGGTCCGCCGCCGCGTCGGGATCGTCTTCCAGGACTCCGACGACCAGCTGTTCATGCCGACCGTCGAGGCCGACGTCGCCTTCGGCCCGGCGAACCTCGGGCTGCGCGGCGACGCGCTGGCCGAGCGCGTCGACGAGGCGCTCGCGCAGGTCGGCCTCGACGACGACGTGCGCCGCAAGGCGCCGCACCAGCTGTCGGCCGGCCAGCGCCGGCGCGCCGCGGTGGCGGGCGTCCTGGCCATGCGCCCCGACGTCCTGGTGCTCGACGAGCCCTCGAGCGCGCTGGACCCGGCGGCGCGGCGCGAGCTCGCCGACGTCCTGCAGTCGCTGCGGCTGACGACGCTGCTCGTCACCCACGACCTGCCCTACGCGCTCGAGCTCTGCCCACGCGCCGTCGTGCTCGACCGCGGCCAGGTCGTCGCCGACGGGCCGACGCGCGAGGTGCTCGCCGACGAGGGCTTCATGCGCGCGCACCGCCTCGAGCTGCCGGCCGGCTTCAACCCCCTGAGCGCGTGAGCGGGCGGCTGGACATCGTGGGCCTCGGGCCGGGCGGGCCGGCGACGCGCACGTCACAGGCGGCCGAGGCCGTCGCGCGAGCCGAGGTCGTCGTCGGCTACGGCGCGTACGTCGACCAGTGCGCCGACCTGCTGCGCGACGGCCAGGAGGTCGTGCGCGGGCGGATGGGCGAGGAGGAGGCGCGGGCCGACGAGGCGCTCGAGCGCGCCCGGGGCGGAGCGCGCGTGGCGCTCGTGTCCAGCGGCGACGCGGGCGTCTACGGCATGGCGGCGCGGACGCTCGCGCGGGCGGCCGAGCTGGACGTCGAGGTCCACGTCGTCCCGGGCATGACCGCCGCGCAGGCCGCGGCCGCGCTGCTCGGCGCGCCGCTGGCCGACGACTTCGCGGTGCTCTCGCTCAGCGACATCCGCACGCCGTGGGAGACCGTCGAGCGCCGGCTCGCCGCGGTGGCCGTGTCCGGCCTCGCGCTCTGCCTCTACAACCCGCGCTCCAAGGCCCGCACCTGGCAGCTGGACCGCGTGCTCGAGCTGCTGCGCGACGCGCGCGGTGGGTCGGCTCCCGTCGCGGTCGTGACGGACGCCGCGCGCGAGGGCGAGGCGGTCGTGCGCACCACGCTCGCCGACCTCGACCCCGAGGCCGTGACGATGCGCTCGCTGCTCATCGTCGGCGGAGAGACCGCGCAGGA
The DNA window shown above is from Conexibacter sp. SYSU D00693 and carries:
- a CDS encoding VWA domain-containing protein — protein: MSRAVGFPWSAVVGQDALREALLACAVDPRIGGVLVRGERGTAKSTAVRALAPLLPDVAVFEDCAYAVEPRVESCPDGPHDGSRVVERPARLVELPLGATADRVVGTLDLDRALAEGAAAFAPGLLAQAHRGILYVDEVNLLADHLVDVLLDSAALGHVHVERDAVSVDHPARFLLVGTMNPEEGDLRPQLLDRFGLSVEVRGSTEQDERMEVVRRRLAFDADPAGFAASFAADDAAVAARVADARDRLSSVRLGDRALALITSVCASLGVDGLRADIVCARTAVALAALDGVDEVAEEHVRRAAMLALAHRRRRGPLEQPGLSSEELDDAIANAAGGPDDEPEPPGSPSGGGAGSGEPRGEGGSSSEPAPSGVGGGGPAGEAGEGPGRADADPVISGVGDRSQQGRGGSGAKERRERAAAPGVAPLLALEGRGAGAPGRRSAAGGEGTQPVDSRPPLGAGVRDLAVAATLRAAAQRRATSGGPALAASDLREHVRAGREGNLVVFCVDASGSMGARRRMAAVKGAVLGLLLDAYQRRDRVALVTFRGTGAELVLPPTSSVERAAALLDDVATGGRTPLAAGLDRAGALVAAEQRKDPRRRALVLVVTDGRASGGPEGRAAAERSAAALARSAGGVVVFDAEEGAVRLGLARRLADAAGARLLPLSALHPASSTIPSTAARSAA
- the cobO gene encoding cob(I)yrinic acid a,c-diamide adenosyltransferase → MSTEIDVPHTPDDQGSAEPKRRKPRDKPLLIVITGHGKGKSTSAFGMLLRSWARGYRCGVFQFVKSGKWKVGEAKAAEALGGIDWEKMGDGWTWISRDLEESADKARAGWDEVKRRIADERYEFLLLDELTYAIKYGWIEEQEIVDTLMNRPGFQHVVVTGRDAPQGLIDAADLVSEVTKVKHPMDQGIRAQQGIEW
- a CDS encoding cobyrinate a,c-diamide synthase — protein: MIPRLVIAGTSSGAGKTTVASGLLGALCARGVRATGFKVGPDFIDPGYHALASGRPGRNLDAFLSGPELVAPLFRHGSAGAEVAIVEGVMGLYDGASGRGELASTAHVAKLLDAPVVLVVDAAAMARSVAAIVHGYATFDPEVRVAGVILNRVGSEFHTAILEEALAPLGIPVLGSLTRNADVEAPERHLGLVPVDERVAKAKGALASLAAHVAAGCDLEGLLALARTAPDTPGEAWAPPAREAADPRRPRIAVAKGRAFSFHYAENLEALEAAGAELVAFDPLHDEALPEGTGALLLAGGFPEVFGAELGANAALRADVGAFARSGGPVLAECGGLLYLAKELDGHPMCDVVPATARMTGRLQLGYREATAPSDHPVFPAGTTLRGHEFHYSATDPVAGEAPAWRLRARGTERAEGFVVGGVHASYLHTHWAATPEVAGRLVAAAAAREVAA
- the cobI gene encoding precorrin-2 C(20)-methyltransferase — translated: MSGVLIGVGVGPGDPEHLTLKALHALQAADRVFVPETDSGETPGRAERVVAPHVDPQRITRLLFAMRDDDARSGNWDRAGAAIAEVVAAGGTAAFATIGDPNIYSTFTYMAHTVRELVPDVEVRTVPGITAMQDLASRSGTVLAEGREALALLPYTAGDDKLRETLGVADTVVVYKGGRRLPQVLETLRDHDRLDEAVYGEQLGLGDQDVRAAGERDGSGPYMSTVIVPANRDGVRGGKL
- the cbiQ gene encoding cobalt ECF transporter T component CbiQ, which gives rise to MTVAHLAEAEPVETVVHRLAPEVKVAATVLLVVCAALVPHGVFWPFAVDAALLGAVALLARVEAMFLLRRLVIEVPFVLFVVALPFFAEDRHEGLLAAGGILCKATLAVLATGVLAATTTAPEILAGLDRLRAPRQLTAIAAFAIRYLQVVLEELRRMQLARVARGDDPRFLWQARAIGQTAGTLAVRCFERGERVHGAMLARGFDGSLPVSSLSPRAPLAAWVAVLPLPLVAALATVLARGAA
- a CDS encoding energy-coupling factor ABC transporter ATP-binding protein, with the translated sequence MTVDAGAPPALDVRDLRYAYPDGSEALSGVSLSVQPGERVAVLGPNGAGKTTLVLRLNGTIEDGEGEVVVGGVRLEKATRKEVRRRVGIVFQDSDDQLFMPTVEADVAFGPANLGLRGDALAERVDEALAQVGLDDDVRRKAPHQLSAGQRRRAAVAGVLAMRPDVLVLDEPSSALDPAARRELADVLQSLRLTTLLVTHDLPYALELCPRAVVLDRGQVVADGPTREVLADEGFMRAHRLELPAGFNPLSA